Sequence from the Prionailurus bengalensis isolate Pbe53 chromosome A3, Fcat_Pben_1.1_paternal_pri, whole genome shotgun sequence genome:
agtCCCCAGCCTAAGAAAAGAAACCAACCTCATCCGACACCCTCCAACCCAGCGAGACCGCCCAGCCCCGCAGCCCGagctccgccccgccccggcaGCCAGCGATTGGGAGATGCAAATACCAGCTTCTCTGCCCAGCAACGGGTGACGCGCCGCCTGAGCGCGAGGCGTGGCCCGGCCGCAGCCCAAGCGGGCACCACGGTGTTTACACGGGGCGGCCCCGCGCGCGCCGCAGCGGCCCGCAGACggcgagggggaggggtggcGCGCGCGCCGGCGGGGCCGCGCGGGGAGAAAGACACTGGAAGGCGGCGGGGCGGGGAGCGGCGCGCGCGGGCCGCGGCGGAGCAGGAGACTGAGAGGAGAGCCCGCGGGGGCCGGAGGGTGCGATTCCTCCGCCCCCGCAAAACAATGTGCAGCGTGCGGCTGGGCTCAACTTGCCGGAGGCGGCGGGGGCGCGCCGAGCCCGCCTGAGACCGCGCCGCTGACCTTCTCCCCCCGCCGTCCGTTGGGCCCGAGCGCCCAGCTCCTCGCTCCCCAGCTCGCGGGGGCCGGGCCGAGCTGCGGGGCGGGGCCGCCCCTCCGTCgctgctgcctcctcccccacccccagccgcgGAGGATGCGGACGGCCCCCGGCGGCGTCTAGCGGCCCCGGGCCCAGGCGCGATGGTGCAGCAGCGGGGCGCGAGGGCCAAGCGGGACGGCGGGCCGCCGCCCCCGGGGCCCGGGCCGGCCGAGGAGGGGGCGCGTGAGCCCGGCTGGTGCAAGACGCCGAGCGGCCACATTAAGAGACCGATGAACGCGTTCATGGTGTGGTCGCAGCACGAGCGGCGGAAGATCATGGACCAGTGGCCCGACATGCACAACGCCGAGATCTCCAAGCGCCTGGGCCGCCGCTGGCAGCTGCTGCAGGACTCGGAGAAGATCCCGTTTGTGCGGGAGGCGGAGCGGCTGCGCCTCAAGCACATGGCGGATTATCCGGACTACAAGTACCGGCCGCGCAAAAAGAGCAAGGGGGCGCCCGCCAAggcgcggccccgcccccccggcGGCGGTGGTGGCGGCAGCCGGCTCAAGCCCGGGCCGCAGCTGCCTGGCCGCGGGGGCCGCCGAGCAGCGGGCGGGCCTTTGGGGGGCAGCGCGGCGGCGCCCGAGGACGACGACGAGGACGACGACGAGGAGCTGCTGGAAGTGCGCCTGGTCGAGACCCCAGGGAGGGAGCTGTGGAGGATGGTCCCAGCGGGGCGGGCTGCCCGGGGACCCGCGGAGCGCGCCCAAGGGCCGTCGGGCGAGGGGGCGGCTGTCACCGCCGCCTCCCCCACTCCGTCGGAGGACGAGGagccagaggaagaggaggaggaggcggcggcggtgGAGGAAGGCGAAGAGGAGACGGTGGCGTCGGGGGAGGAGCCGCTGGGCTTTCTGTCCAGActgccccccggccccgccgGCCTGGACTGCAGCGCCCTGGACCGCGACCCGGACCTGCCGCCCCCCTCGGGCACGTCGCATTTCGAGTTCCCGGACTACTGCACCCCCGAAGTTACCGAGATGATCGCGGGGGACTGGCGCCCGTCTAGCATCGCCGACCTGGTTTTCACCTACTGAGCCCACCGTCAGCGGGGCGCGCACGCCCCCAAACCAGCTGTTTACATACAGGAATCAGGTATTGGGGCCCCTCGGAGGCCGAGGCTGGCACCCCATCTCCCGCgcagcctcccccctcccagacGTGCCCATCCCCCTCAAACCCAGacatgcccctcccccgcagACACACCCCAAGGCAGCCCAACCCCCACTCTTTCCCTGACATCCAAGCCCCGCCCCGTCTTGCCCCCTCCCGCACAGCCACCAGCAGCCAGCCCCCCTCCGTTACACCTCCCGTCCACTCCTACAgacctgcacccctccccccacctcgcACACGCCCCTCCTCGTGGCCGGAGGACACGCCCCTGCCCTTGCTCCCGATCCCTCCGCCTTCGCCCAGCCCGCCTCCTCTCTGGTTTAGGGGGGCGCTGCGGCTGGGCGGCACCGCGCGCTCCTCCCAAACCCCTTCGCTCCCCTCCCCCGAGCGCTGGGGCCCGCCCCCTTCTCGCGCATGCTTAATGCTTCTTAGGAGGAGGGGGCCGGTCCCAGTTGAACCGCAAGCCTCTGTGGCCCGCTCCGGGAAGAAGTGGGGCGGGCATTGAGCGATCCTTAGAAATCTTTTGATCCGGGAGCCGCGGCTTCCTTTCAACCCGACGGGGCGTCTCTGCCTTAATGGGAGGAGCActaggaagggggagaaagagactAGCTGGCCCGGAAGGGTTGGGTTTGGCGCTTGGAACTCTCCCTAAGTGGCATAACCCCTTTTCCTTGCGGGGTTACCCAGACTGACGTGCACCCTCCCGCCTGCTATACACACACCGCTAGACTGCCTCCACAGTCTACCTTGGCACCCAGaaacttgccttttctttcccccatccGGGAATTGGGAATAGGGTCTTCATCTGGAACTGCACCACTAGAGGACCGCCCAAGAAAGCTCTGAATCAAGGCAATTATCAGTCTATTTGGGGACAAGGGCCTTGCTGctctccacccccatcccaagTGCCCCATCACGTTAAGGCACACTCCTAGCCTGGACTCCTCCCTTAAGCCCACCGCCCTTTTCTATCACTCAAGTCCTGTGCCCACAGTGACCCTATTCAGTGGGAGAAGCTGAGGCATGTTGGTACGGGGGCGGGGGTGTTGAGACTGAGGCATGAGAGCAGACGGAGTGACAAGAAGAGACCCACTTTTGAACAGCTGGCTTGAGACCATCGACTGGGCCAGTGACAccgaagggaggggcagagtagtGGAGGTGTGCCGTTTGCGCCTGTTTTTCCGTGTGAAAAATCTGGATAGCGCTGCTGTCGGAGGAGGTTGTGTCCGGTTCGAGGTGCCCTCGGGGACCCCTGCCCCAAATTCCCCCTCTTACTCCCCAACTCTCCGCTCAAGTCCCGCCCCTCCGGCCTCCCCATACCCCCTTTTGCCCTCACTACCTGTATCTCACCGGCGTGTGTTCACCCTCCCGGGTGAGCACACactctcattcacacacacaaatctcAGGAACAAACGGTCCCAGAGTCCTCCTGGACCCCTGCCCAGGGTCTCTGCAGGTCTCTGCCCCACGCGTTCCCGTCGCTGACAAAGCCACCAGCTGCCTCCTTTAAGCTTGGTGCTCCGGCTCTGGGCCTTTCtcgcgctctgtctttctctttctctctttctctctttctctctctctctctctttttttttttttttttaagaaaaacaacaacaacaaaaagacaatgaaaaaaacccagaaaacgtCATGTGAGTGAAGAGATGTCACTGTCTGTGGTCTTGGAGAACTAGTCTAGTAGCTGAGGGGAGGGGTCCCCCGATCTGGGGCACTGGCACCCACAGCAGGACTTCGCCAGTCTGATGCCAGGACTGAATAAAGTGTATTTGCCCCGACCTTGCCCTGTGGTTCTACATGTCTGTGCCTTTCCTCAACCCTCCCCCAGACAGTTTTCCAGATTGAAGTCCATGTGCAGGAAGAGCTGGGGGTCGCTGGGCAAGGCACCTGGCCCCTTTaggcctctgtctccctctgtctcaggaCTCCCTGGTCTTGATTAAGGGTGACACATTCATCCCCCACAGGGCCAGGCAGGTCATGTCCGTGAGAGAGTCTGGGTAGACACTCCGTGGGGACAGCTGCTCTCCTCCCGCCAGTTGTGACCTTGTGGGAAGGCAACCCACGGTGGCCTGGTTGAAATCTGGAGGTAGAaatctggatgtttctgtgaacaTCTCAACTACAAAATGAAAGCTGACTccgttatttttatttatttatttttatttgtttcatttttttgacgCAACTCTCTTTAAATCCTCGTGGACCAAATGAAACAAGTGTCGCAGGCATCCCTGGCCCAAGGGGGCCCGTTTGACCCTGCCCTTCATGAGAATTAAGAAGGGTCGGGCCACATCGTCTGGGCGCAAAAgccccagcaccaccaccactgagcatctgtgtgaccttgagcaaattcaCTTCACCCTGACTCTTCTCTCAATATGAATAACATGAAGATGATAACAGTACCTTCTTCAGGGTGAAATGAAGTTCGAGGTGAGCAGCATTTAACAAGGTGCCCCCTGAAGTATATTACTCCATTGTCCAGAAGAGGAAACGGGGTCAGGGTGGTGCAGCAACCTGCAGGAGGGCCTGCAAGCGGCCAAGGTCAAAGTCAGGGCCCCGCATCTTGGTTCTCTGCCCTGGCGGAGTGTCGTGTCAGGGtgctgcctctccttccctgtttgAATCCACAGATGGCGTtaggctgtcagcgcagggcctgggCTGGCGGGGTTGGTCCCAGAGCCGGCCTGTCATTGGCCTGCAGTGTAGATTTATTGAATGACTAGAAGAGGAGCAACAGAAGCCACAGCGATTCCTGTCCTTGAGATTCTTACCAGCGTGTTTTGGAAACCGAGGAAAGCCTTTTCaaactctgtccccctcccccccccccagtgcctcCACTGCCAGGTCCAGTGGATTCCTGAGGTTGGACAGAGCCTGTGTCCCCTGTAAGAACGAAGGCCAAGTGTGCAGACCTCATTGAGAGAGAGTATTTGTGGACTGGGGTACACATAGACGCGTTAAAAGAGGACGATAGCAGGTTTGGGAGGGCTGGATGTGTACAGAAGGGGGGTGTCTGGGGGAGGTGCAAGAATTTCAGTGCTTTGGCTCAGCCTCTGATTGAAAgcaagatgggaaaaaaaaatccctccaggAAGAGTTGAGAAGGTGAGGAAGATAGAGATGGGTGTCACCCTTGAACCCCTTTTAAGGAGCACTTCCCTGGCTGTGAGCAATCTGGTCAGTGGATGGGCTCCAGCTGCCAAGATCCACTCGCCCTAGGGCAGCCCGTGTCTGGTGGCCCAGGGAGATCAGGTAGAAACGCCTGGCCATTCCTGTCCAGTGTGGGGACACGCTGACAGGCAGTACTTGCACCACCCACCCCTCCGGACACTCACCCAGGCCCCCTCCGGGGTGGCCGAGGTTTTGCCAGGCCTGAAGTGCAGTTTGACCTCCCGTACCCaaccttgctccctccctcttcttttcacaGGTGTTTATATCCCTAATAAATCTCTTGCACCCCAGTCTCCCGTCTCAGTGTCTGCTTTGGGGGAAAGTCAATCTGCAACGAAGGGTGCCAGGGGCTGGACAGCGGGACTTGGGCCACTGGCCCTATAACCACAGCTGGGCACTTCTGCTGGCTCCGTCCCCGTCCCCGGGAGGGgttccttcccttctccacacACACCGGCAGCCGCAAGCTCAAGGCTGCACCCTTTCCAGTTGGGATCAATTAGAAACTGCAGTCTCAGCCTACCAGTCACCCCGGATCTCTCCCCCAGTGAAAGCTGGAAACAGGGAGGTTGTCTGTCTTTTTGCCCTTGGGAATGTGGGGGCGGGTCAAGCgcctggccggggggggggggggggggggggggggggggggggggggggggggggagggaatagTCCTAGATctctgtgggaccttgggcaaggctCCTTTGCAGGCCTTAGTTCCCAGACgcaaagttggggaggggcccaCTTATTGTTACGGGAGACCATTTATTGTTATGTTATCTGGGTCTTTCCATTTCAGAAGGAAATGGATTCTGACCTGTAAGAGGTGGGGAGAGACCTGCTTATGCGGACTCTGGAGACACCTAGAGGCTGGAAGGAGTAAGAAGCATTTGAGGGTGAGGGGCGGGGTGTGTCCCCCTCCAGTCTCACTCTGTTCACGCGGTCATTGACTCATCTCTGTGGGGTCCCAGGCCTGGGCTATTTGCACCCTCTTGGTTCCAAGGTTTCAAAAACACCTCTATGTTGATGggttagttatctattgctgggtaacaaagtgccacaaacagCCTAAAACAACATGCATTTGTTGTTTGAGTCTCTGTGGGCCAGGCAAGGCTTAGCCGGGCTCTCTGCTCAGAATCTCACAGGGCTGCgtcaaggtgttggctggggcTGCATTCCTTTACGGAACTCAGCGTCTGCTTCCAGATTCACCTGGTGGTGGGCAGAGTTCAGTTCCCTGGGGTCAAAGTCCCTGTGTTCTTCTGGGCTGTCAGCTGGTGCCATTATTGTGAGGGCCACTCACAGTTTCTGTCTTCCCAGGTGCTCTCACAGAGTGGCACCTTATTTTGCCAAGGACAGCGAAGAGAATCTTCTTGCAGCTTCTAGTTGCTTGGTCCAGGGAAGGatcttattcattcactcattcactcactcattcatgtttaaagtaatttctgcatccaacacggggctggaactcatgacctcgtgcccccaaaatcaagagtcatatgctctacggACTGAATCAGCCAGACATTCCAGGAAAggctctcttttatttttatttatgtagttacttattttaattttaagggaAGGCTCTCTTTTAAAGGGCtcgcttgaggggcgcctgggtggttcagttggttgggcattgactttggctcaggtcatctcacggttcaggagtttgagcccagcatcgggctctctgctatgagcatagagcccacttccgatcccctctctctctctctctctctctgccccgcccctgctcacactttgtttctctcaaaaataaataaacataaaaaaataaacaaatgactcACTTGATTAGATTGGGCCCACCCAGGAAAATCTCTCTTttgatgaattaaaaatcaaCTGATTGGGGACCTCACTTCTGCAAAGTCCCTTCCCCTTTGTCATATAATGTAACCTAATCGCCTGAATGACATCCATCGTGCTCCCTGGTCTCACCCATACAGAGAGGAACTGGTTTTGTTGGGCATCCACACCAGCAggtgggaatctttttttttttttttaattttttttttcaacgtttatttatttttgggacagagagagacagagcatgaacgggggaggggcagagagagagggagacacagaatcggaaacaggctccaggctctgagccatcagcccagagcccgacgcggggctcgaactcacggaccgcaagatcgtgacctggctgaagtcggacgcttaaccgactgcgccacccaggcgccccagcaggtgGGAATCTTGAGGCTATCTTGGAATTCTACTTACCATAGCTGTGGATTCTCAAGCCCGAATCTCCATCCTGCTGCTGCCAGACGCTTCTGTCTAGCTGCCTTCTTATCATCTCCACCGGGGTATTTAATTGGCACCTCAAACTTGGCATAGCTAAACATGAATTCTGGTTTCCGTGGTCCTCCCAAGCCTGCTCTGCACCCACATCTTTGTTGGCTAAAAGACTAAAAGGCCAACAATCTCTTGGTGATCCTTGGCTCCTCTTTTCCCCATAGCTTCATATCCCTCATCCCTGTTGACAACACTTCCAAAGTGTGTCCTGTGTCCTATCACTTCTCACCTTTTCAATGGCCACCCTCATgatccccgccccccgccccatccttgctttctcttttgccTCAATCACGGTCTTGCCTCAATCACTCATTCGCTCacccattcaacaaacatttattacgGGTCTGCtttaccaggctctgtgctgggtgtacaaaggtgaaaaaaaaaacagacatggtCTGTCCTTACTGAACTCACAGTCCTGAGGAGGAGAAAGACGCATAAACAGAGGGCTGGAAATGCATTGTTGGAGATGGACAGTGGggctagtggggggggggggggacacaggagGCACTTAATCCAGACATGGAGCAGGGCGCGTCAGGTCACTTCACGGAGAAGGCAATGCTTAAGCTGTAACAGACCCCTCAGTACGTTGTTGCCATTTTAGAACATGGCTACAAGTTCTTTGACATTCCTTCTATAAATTTCCTGCCTCTTGAGTCTGGACTGGCCTTCGTGATCCACGTTGTAACCAATAAGATGTAGCAGAAAGATGCTGTAGGTTTCTACACTGAACCACCACCTAAGAAGTCCAACACCCCTAAGGTCGTCATGCAGTGAAGAAGCCCAAAACCTATGGAGAGACTCCATGCAGGTGCTCCAGGTGG
This genomic interval carries:
- the SOX12 gene encoding transcription factor SOX-12; its protein translation is MVQQRGARAKRDGGPPPPGPGPAEEGAREPGWCKTPSGHIKRPMNAFMVWSQHERRKIMDQWPDMHNAEISKRLGRRWQLLQDSEKIPFVREAERLRLKHMADYPDYKYRPRKKSKGAPAKARPRPPGGGGGGSRLKPGPQLPGRGGRRAAGGPLGGSAAAPEDDDEDDDEELLEVRLVETPGRELWRMVPAGRAARGPAERAQGPSGEGAAVTAASPTPSEDEEPEEEEEEAAAVEEGEEETVASGEEPLGFLSRLPPGPAGLDCSALDRDPDLPPPSGTSHFEFPDYCTPEVTEMIAGDWRPSSIADLVFTY